The Alosa sapidissima isolate fAloSap1 chromosome 8, fAloSap1.pri, whole genome shotgun sequence genome contains a region encoding:
- the si:dkeyp-117b11.1 gene encoding B-cell linker protein, translating to MPPPTPVHKPTLPSGFKEPKPCPPPPPTQSPAPHPSAQAVSATESEESSLEGREWFAGNCDRKTAEDLLLRISKDGAFLVRRSSAQNFRQPYTLVVLYRQKVYNIPVRFIEETNGYALGKEGKKNDEVFSGLQEIISHHKNNPLLLIDRQSQAKHTTYLTQAAR from the exons atgcccccacccaccccagtcCACAAACCTACCCTGCCCAGTGGATTCAAGGAGCCTAAaccctg tcctcctccaccccccacccaatctCCAGCCCCCCATCCAAGTGCACAAGCTGTATCAGCAACGGAAAGTgag GAGAGCAGTCTGGAAGGGAGGGAATGGTTTGCTGGAAACTGTGATCGTAAGACCGCTGAAGACCTACTACTGAGGATCAGCaag GATGGGGCATTCTTGGTGCGGCGGAGCTCTGCCCAGAACTTCCGTCAGCCGTACACCCTGGTGGTGCTGTACAGGCAGAAGGTGTACAACATCCCCGTGCGCTTCATAGAGGAGACCAATGGCTACGCGCTGGGCAAAGAGGGCAAGAAGAACGATGAG GTTTTTTCAGGCCTGCAGGAGATCATCTCTCACCACAAGAATAACCCCCTTCTGCTGATCGACAGACAGAGTCAGGCCAAGCACACTACCTACCTCACACAGGCAGCCcgataa